The region AATTTTTTTACTGTCTATCTTTTCTTCAAATTCATCATCTTCGGTAATAACCAGGCCTTCTTTAAGACCAAATTCATCCATTGCTTTAATGAGTGCCTTGATTTCTCTGTGCTTAGTCTTTTCATCGTAAACATTAGAGCAAACCTGAATAAGCTGTTTTGTCTTTAGTTTTTCTTTCAAAACAAAATCTACTTCTCTGTGAAATTGGTCTTTCCAGTAAAAGATTTCTAACTCTGGTGTTTCTGACATCTTTTCTTTCAATTTCAAGAAGGTTATATTCTCTAATAATCTGCCTGAATTTTCGCTCGTCCTGAAACCTATTGTATTTGCCAATCCTGTATCTATCGAGTAGACCTTTTTGGGGCTTTTATCCTGTTCCTTTACCTTAAAAGAAAACCTCTTCAGAAAAAATAAAATATAGGCATCTTCAAAATAAGTAGAGAATTTTTCTATTGTATCAGCAGAGAGATTTAAATATTTTTCAATAGAGTTAAAGGTTATCAAATTTGATATGTTGGTCAGGTAATATTTGGCTAAACTTTTTATGGCTTCCTTTCTTCTTATATTAAATCTCTTTATCAAATCTTTATTTAACACATCCTCATAATACCTCAGTAATATATCCTTTTTTTGTTGGTGTAAAACAACTTCCGGGAATGAGCCAAACTCAATATAATTTCTTAACAAACTTTTTATTTCGTTCTGTTTGTTTATCGTATCAAGTTTATCTTTTAACTCTATATTGTTAAAAAGTAAATGTTCTTTAAAGGAAAGTGGATATACAGTCACATCAAGGTGCATTCCGGTTAATAAACTGGAAAGTTCACGACTTAATAATTTTGCATTTGAACCCGAAAGAACAATTTTAGCTTTTTGTAATTCCCGTGCGGTTCTAACCCATTTTTCCCATCCAGTAACCTCCTGAACCTCATCAAGAAAGATATAAGGTTTCCCTTTTGGGTTCAGAAACT is a window of bacterium DNA encoding:
- a CDS encoding ATP-binding protein → MNKNEIVRILSDWNFWEKDIETGINRDSYINKLMEFLNTGLITVITGARRSGKSFIMRQVAKRLISSGVNKNEILIINFEDPRFTQLDVEILQRIYETYLEFLNPKGKPYIFLDEVQEVTGWEKWVRTARELQKAKIVLSGSNAKLLSRELSSLLTGMHLDVTVYPLSFKEHLLFNNIELKDKLDTINKQNEIKSLLRNYIEFGSFPEVVLHQQKKDILLRYYEDVLNKDLIKRFNIRRKEAIKSLAKYYLTNISNLITFNSIEKYLNLSADTIEKFSTYFEDAYILFFLKRFSFKVKEQDKSPKKVYSIDTGLANTIGFRTSENSGRLLENITFLKLKEKMSETPELEIFYWKDQFHREVDFVLKEKLKTKQLIQVCSNVYDEKTKHREIKALIKAMDEFGLKEGLVITEDDEFEEKIDSKKIKFLPLWQWLLSEKEW